Genomic DNA from Candidatus Kapaibacterium sp.:
ATCTTAACTCGGGATGGATTTGTTCCGGTTCTGCCTTTGTTTCTTGCAACATTATGATGTCGGGGTTTTCCTGTTCTATGAAGGCGAAGAGCTTGTTATCACGTGAGACTTGGTCATATTTTCGTGAAGGATTTTGCCCAAGTAAGGAGCGGATTCCATTTATATTCCAAGATATTATTTTCATATTTCCTTTCTCGTAATTAATATTTTAGTCAATACGAAAACTATAGAAAAAAATTATAATCTTATTCTCGGAGACATGATTTGCAATCATCAAACTAAATGATAATACACTAATTTCGTTCTCCTAAACTATAATTTTAGTGTAAATTCAGCTTGATTTGGAATCAGGTTTAAACTTAGTTGAAAACTTGAGCGATTTTTTTCTTAAATTTGTATTTTGTATAAATTCATAAGCACGTGTATTGATTAGTAAATGGGAAACATTGTCGGAAACTCAGGTAGCCGATTTGAGAATTTTCAGGGCTAAAAGCATCGAAAGATTGAACCCCGTTAGTATGCAACGAGGTTTTTTTACGGTTCTTGACTCTCCTGATTGGGTAAACATCCTTCCAATTACTGATGACGGAAATATCGTTTTTGTGAAGCAATACAGGCATGGGTCTGATTCTGTCAGCTTAGAATTGCCCGGTGGATTGAAAGAAAAAAACGAGCCTGCAATTGATGCCGCTAAGCGTGAATGTATCGAAGAAACGGGTTATATTGGCGCAGGTGAACCGATTCAAATTGGTGTCAGTCTCCCCAATCCTGCTTTCTTGACTAATAAATGCACAAGTTTTGTATGGTTGGATTGCAAGAAATTAAGCAATCAAAAGCTCGACAGCCACGAAGTGATTGATGTGGTAACGATTCCGATTCCTGAAATTAGAAATTTGATATTATCCGGTGAGTTGAATCATTCGGTAATACTTACAGCATTATTTTATTATTCTTTAAAATATGGTTTATAGACAATGGGCAAAGTAATAGCAATAGCGAACCAAAAAGGCGGAGTAGGCAAAACTACGACTTCTATCAATTTATCTGCATCACTTGCGGCAAATGAGTATAAAGTATTGCTGATAGATATTGACCCTCAGGCAAATACTTCAGCCGGAGTGGGTATTGATACTAAACGTTCCGACCACACAATTTACGAAGTATTGGTCAATGACATCGAAGTCAATTCTACCATTATGCAAACGGAGATGCCCTACTTGTCATTGTTGCCATCGCATATCAATCTGGTAGGTGCAGAAATCGAAATGGTTAGCATCAAACATCGCGAGCTTATACTCAAAAATGTTTTGAAGGATATTCGTGATGATTATGACTTTTTGATTATTGATTGTCCCCCATCTTTGGGATTATTGACTTTAAATGCACTATCCGCGGCGGATTCGGTATTAATACCCGTCCAATGCGAGTATTATGCACTCGAAGGACTGGGACAATTGCTCAATACAATATCAATCGTTCAATACCAACTCAACACAGATTTGGAAATAGAAGGAGTGCTTCTGACAATGTTTGATTCGAGACTTCGTTTGTCCAACCAAGTTGCTGAAGAAGTAAAACAACATTTTGGAAAAAAAGTATTCAAAACTGTGATAAATCGAAATGTAAGGCTATCGGAAGCACCAAGTCACGGGTTGCCGGTCTTGCTTTACGATGCGACTTGCTCCGGAACACAAAATTATATAGACCTTGCAACTGAATTAGTGGATAATAACAGAAAATTTTTGAGAAATAATGAATAAGTTACCGAAAAAGAAAACGGGTTTGGGCAAAGGTCTCGGAGCCTTGATTTCTTCAGTTGAATTTGATACCGATAAGGGATTCAGTTTGAGTGGCAAAGAAACGGCTGAAAGCAAATTATTTGCCGAAGTAAATGTCAACGAAATAAGAGTCAATCCATATCAGCCAAGGAAAAACTTCGACCCTGACGGACTCGAAGATTTGACCAATTCTATCAAAAAGCATGGAATATTGCAACCGATAATCGTCCGTAAAACAATTAACGGTTATGAATTAGTGAGCGGTGAACGGCGTCTCAGAGCGTCTATCGAGGCAGATTTGAAGGTTATTCCGGCATATGTTCTCGCTGTCAAATCTGATTCGCAAATGCTTGTAATAGCGTTGGAAGAGAACATTCAGCGTAAAGACCTCAATCCGATGGAAGAAGCATACGGATACAACGAATTCATAGAAAAATTCAATTATACTCAAGAACAAATTGCCGAATTATTCAACAAGGACCGCTCTACAATTGCAAACTTTTTGCGACTGTTGCGATTGCCGCTCAAAGTGCAGGAAATGCTTCGCGAGAAACGTCTGAGCATGGGTCACGCAAGAGCTTTGTTGGGATTGAATGATGCCGCAAAGATGATTTGGGCTGGAAATGAGATAATTGAAAAGAAATTGAATGTTCGCGATACTGAAACTTTGGTCAAGAGAATCGAATCGGGTAAAATTGCATTTGACAAACCGAAGGCAAAATTCCCCGAAAAAAATCCAATAGCCGAATCAACCAAAGCAATTTTGAATGATAAGGCTGACAAGCTTCGTGTAGCATTCGGAACAAACGTGAGAGTAATTCCAAAATCTAAGGAAAGCGGCATTATCGAATTTGAGTTTTATTCGTCTGATGATTTGGAAAGATTGATAGAATTGTTTGATAAAGTGAAAGAGTATTAGGATGAAGACTTTTCAAAATGTTGCGACTTTTCGTGTAAGGTATGCTGATACTGACCGTATGGGCTTCCTTTATAACGGAAATTACTTAACATTATTCGAAATCGGAAGAACTGAATTAATGCGAACTCATGGCATGAATTATCGCAAAATGGAAGACGAAGGCTTTATGCTACCGCTTACTCAGGCATATGCCAAATACATCAATCCCGCCTATTATGACGATGTGTTGGAGATTCAGGCAGCTTTAGAATATACAGGTGGTGCTTTGCTAAGGTTCAATTATAATATTTTGAAAGATAATACGATAATAACAAATGGATTTACAGAGCATATATTTATGAATTCAAAATCGCGAAAGCCAATGAAGCCGCCAAAATTTTTCTTGGACATAATTAACGATAATAATTAAGGGGAAAGACTTTGCCTATGACGCATATCTACGTTTTCGATAACAATATGGTGACAAAATGAACAAACTTAAATTTGCCGTTGTAATATTATTATTAGCTGCCGTGAGCGAAGGAATTGCGATTGACTCGCCGTTCAGCTTTTTGAGATATGTTTCAAGTGCACGTGCATCAGGACTTTCAGGCTCGTTCGTTGCTATGGAAGATGACCCGACGTCAATGTATTTCAATCCCGCAACAGTCAGTACGATACACACAAAACCACTATCGGTGACATTTTTGAAGCATGTATTGGATATTAATTCCGGCAATGTAAGTTATACTCATCATACCAAAGAAAATGGCTCTTTAGCAGCATCAATTGGTTACACAAGCTACGGAGCATTTGAATATGCCGATGGGATGGGCAATCGTGATGGTCGTACTTTTGGGGCAAATGATTTCTTATTCGGTGTCACCTATTCAAATGAGCTCGACAAAGATTTTTATTATGGATTGACGCTAAAATATATTTTCACGGGAATTGAAGAAGTCAGCACTTCTGCGTTTGCTTTTGATGCAGGTTTATTGTATTTGTTGCCCGATGGCAGAACAAATCTTGCAATGTCAATTTTGCATATCGGCACTCAAATCACCAAAATTGGCAATCAAAACGAACCACTGCCTTTGGATTTCAGAGTAGGCTTCAACCACAGATTGCAAGGTTTGCCGATTTTATTCAATTTATCATTGCATCATTTGTCAGACCAAGCAGATAACTTTTTCGATAGATTCAAAAGATTCAATGTAGGTGCTGAAATTAATCTGGGCGAATACATTCAAGCAAGAATTGGATATGATAACGAAGCTCGTTCGCTCACATCATCAGAAGTGGACAAAGGCTTGACAGGATTTTCGGGTGGCATTGGTGTCAAAACCGACATGATAAATTTCGACTATGGCTTCACTCGATACGGTTCAGCCGTTAATTTGCATAGATTCAGTATTAGTTTAGGTGTACAACAATTATTCTAAGAGGGAAAATGAAAGTGCCTTTTAAATTTTGCGTAATGTTTCTTTTTACAACGATTCTTTTTTTCGGAATAAACCCCGATTCTGCATATAGTCAAACCGACAATAAAGCAGTTATACTAAAGCCCGGAGTAAATGCCGGCGACTTATTATTTGCATATAATCAAATTGATAATGTAGAGATTGCCGGTGTGGAAGTTAATTCTTTTCTCGAAGTCAAAACTACGCTCAAGCCCTTTATTGATGAAATTTTGCAAAAAAATATAACTGAAAATACTCCAATCAAATTTGAAATAACGTTTGCAGTAGCGAACAATTTTGTAGCATTTTTGGAGCGTTCCAAGTTGAAGGGCTCTGAATCGCTCAAATACAAACGCGTGGTTGATGCCTTTCGATTAGCTGCTCAAGAAGCCGCAAATGCTAACCCGAGTAAGTAGATTTTGCTGAAATTAGTGTATTTCGCATTTATAAAATAAACAATAAATCAGATAGAAACAGACTTATGCTTTGTATATATAATACTTCGATTGAGCCATATATCAACATGGCAACCGAAGAGCATCTTTTCAAAAATTTCCAAGACGATATTTTCATGCTATGGCGAAATAACAACGCTATTGTAGTCGGTAAACACCAAAACACTCTTGCAGAAATAAATCTTGAGCATGTCCGCCAAAACGACATCAAAGTTGTCAGAAGATTGTCCGGTGGCGGCGCCGTTTTCCACGATTTAGGAAATCTGAATTTCACATTTATCGTCAATGGCGAAGACAGCAATCTTGTTGATTTTCGCAAATACACCCAACCAATTTTAGACGTTCTGCAATCACTCGGTGTAAACGCAATATTTGAAGGGCGAAACGATTTAACAATCGAAGGTAAAAAATTCTCCGGTAATGCAGTTCATGTGATTCGAAATCGCGTTCTCCAACATGGCACATTGCTTTTCACTTCGCAAATATCAGATTTGACCGAAGCACTCAAAGTCAATCCCTTAAAATTTCAAGATAAAGCCGTAAAATCAGTTCGTTCACGAGTCACCAATATTAGCGAACATCTGCCCCATCCAATTGCTCTCGACCAATTTACTCAACTGATTATGAAGCATATCCAGTCAATGTATTCAGATGCCACAATGTATGAATTCAATGCTGAAGATGAAGAAGCGATTCAGAAATTAGCCGCCGAAAAGTATAGCACTTGGGATTGGAATTTTGGCTATCAAGCAAAGTATAATTTTGAAAAATTAGAAAGAACTTCAGCCGGAAATATCGAAGTGCATTTGAATGTTGAAAATGGTTTCATCAAAGAGAGCAAAATTTACGGTGATTATTTTAATACTGCCGAAACTTCGGATATTGAAGCTGCACTTATTGGTGTAAAGCACGAGTACAACGAAATATCAACCCTGCTTAATCAATTTGATTTGGACGCATACTTTAGAGGAATCGCCAAAGGTGAACTTGAAAATTGTTTCTTTTAACCTTAAATTAAGTTTAGCTTAACAAAAACTTTTCCACATCTCTTCAAATTTTTGCTTTATATCGTCATAAGTCATAAATTTTAAAACATTTTATATGGAGTCAATTTTATGACCGTCAGACTTGGAAGCATTCAGAATATCGCTGCTAAGAAGAACTACGATACTTCGTATTTGAAACCAATGGACAAGCCTGTTTCAGAGTACTTCAATCAATATGTCTTTGGTCCTGAAGCCAAGAAAAAGTACCTTGCGATTGATGTTTACGAAAAATTCGAAAATTGCATCGAAAACGATATCGCTTTAGATTCCGATACCGCTGATATGATTGCGATTGGACTCAAGAATTGGGCGATTGACCATGGAGTAACGCACTACACGCATTGGTTCCAACCACTCACCGGTAAAACTTCCGAAAAGCACGATACTTTTTTCAAATTTGACAAGCATTGGCGAGCTATTGAAATGCTGTCGGGTTTGGAATTGATTGTGCAAGAGCCAGATGGTTCAAGTTTTCCGTCCGGAGGTTTGCGAAGCACACACAATGCCCGTAGTTACACTATTTGGGACCCGAAATCTCCGATTTTCATTCGTCGCGGGAAATATGGCAAAACCCTTTGCGTTCCGGCTATTTTGATTTCATATTCCGGCGAATCGCTCGATATGAAAGCCCCTTTGCTCAAATCTATGAGTATGCTTAACAAATCTGCAGTCGGCGTCTGTAAATATTTTGATGACAACATCAACAAAGTCATTCCAACTCTCGGATGGGAACAAGAATATTTCGTTGTGGATGAATCATTGTTCAATGCCCGTCCGGATTTAATTTTGTGCGGTCGGACTCTTTACGGAAATGCTTCAGCTCGCGGACAACAACTCGAAGACCATTATTTCGCTTCGATTCCTGAGCGTGTTTACAATTTTATAATTGATTTTGAGCAAGAAGCATTACGATTAGGAATTCCCATTAAGACTCGCCATAATGAAGTTGCGCCAAATCAATTTGAATGTGCACCGCATTTTGAGTATGCAAATATCGCTGCTGACCATAATTTGTTGCTAATGGATAAAATTGACCGCGTTGCGAAAAGACACGGATTGAGGGTGCTGATGCATGAAAAACCCTTCAACGGATTGAATGGCTCCGGCAAACATAATAATTGGTCTATGTCCACGAATACGGGCGTCAATTTGCTCGAACCCGGCGACCACCCCGAAACTAATTTGATGTTTATGACTTTTTTCATAAATACGATTTATGCCGTGTATAAACACGCCGATTTATTGCGCGCCAGCATTGCAAATGCAGGAAATGAACACCGTTTGGGCGCTAATGAAGCACCACCGGCAATTATTTCTGTATTTACGGGTGATAATGTGCAAAAAGTTTTAGATGCATTCAAAAGCGGAATTGAATATAAGGATGAAAGTGTTCAAGTAAATTCAGGATTGGAACATCTTTTAGTGCCATTCCAAAAACTCCATACAACTGATAGAAATCGTACTTCGCCATTCCCTTTTACCGGAAATAAATTTGAATTTCGGGCAGTTGGTTCATCGGTTAATGTTTCCAACCCAATGACAATATTGAATATTATAGCAGCCGATACTCTTTCAGAATTTAAAATTAAAGTTGATTCATTAATTTCTAAAGGAAAAGAAAAGGAAACTGCAATTAAAAATACTTTGATTGAAATGTTAAAAGAATGCGAACCAATAATCTTTAATGGCGATAATTATAGTGATGAATGGGTTCAAGAAGCTGAAAGACGTGGTTTGCCAAATCTCAAGACGACTCCAATTGCATTAAATGAAATGATTAAAGAGCATAATATTGAGTTTCTTGCAAAAACGGGAGTTTTCAGTCGTGATGAAATAATTTCTCGTTATAATGTCGCAATTTTGGAATATATTCATAAATTGGAAATCGAGGCAGTATTAGTTGATGAAATTGCACAAACAATGATAATTCCTTCAGTTGTTTCATATCAAAATGAATTGATTAAAAATGTTCAGGGATTAAAAGAAATTGGATTAATTGCCGAAGCTGAAGCTCATAAAAATCAATTAGTTAAAATTTCATATCATCTCGAGGGTATGATAAAACATTTGAATGATTTGGAAACAGAACGCAAAGCAGCATCCCAAAAAAGTGTTGATGGCGAAAAAGCAGAACATTTTTGCACAAAGGTAAAGCCACTGTTCGACATAATCCGCTCACATGCAGATAAGTTGGAGTTAATGGTGGACGATAAATATTGGCAATTACCCAAGTATCGTGAGTTGTTGTTTTTGCATTAAAATGATAAAATATTATTTTATTTTTGAGAATAAATTGATATTTTGAAAAAAATAAAAGGGTGACTGCTACTGCAATCACCCTTTTTAGCTTCAAGTGAAGAGAAGAATTAGAGAGTGTATCTTGCGCCCATGTAAATTTTTCTACCCATAATCGGTCCCCAAATCATCGAAGTATCGAAATACTGTCCGAATGGGTCGTTTGCTGCAATAATCGGATTCGGCTGAATGAAATTGCTGAGATTTTCGCCACCGAGATAAACTTCAAACTTTCCGAAACGCTTGGTGATTTGCGAGTGGAGCATCAAGTAACCCTGAAATTCATCTGCCAGACGGTATTCTTCAGGATTGTTTGCAGTAGATGGCAATCTGCCTTTGCCGTTGTAATCGAATGTAAAATCGAAACTCCAGGATTCGTCAGGCAATGTGTATGCAAGATTCAAGAAGCTTTTAGCGAAACTTTGTAACGGCTTATCCATCAAAACACCGTTGTAGGTGCTTTTCACATCGTTAATTCTATACGCGGTTGATGCTGTAAAGCCGCTGAACGGCTCTATGATTAAGTCAATTTGGAAGCTGTTAGAGTATGATTCGCCGTCGAGATTTGAGAAATAAATTGAATTCACATCTCTATCCATATCCATAACTACTTGATTTATAAACTGTGTATGGAAATAATCTATATTAAGTGTGAAGTAAACACCGGCGAAATCAAATTCCGACGTAGTATTGAGTCCGTAATTCCATGCTTCTTCTTGCTTTAAGTCACTTTCGATAATAATATTTCGCGATGAAGCAAGGATTGCAGAATTCTCAGCATAAATATAAGATGAGCGATAACCCTTGCCGGCTGAAGCTCTGAAAACTGTACTTTCAGTTAGGTCATATTTAATGTGAAATCGTGGCGTGATAAAAGTTCCATATAAATTATGATTATCCGCTCTCAAACCTGCAGTAAATATGAAGTTTTGCAGTCCTGAATAAGAAAATTCTGTGAAAATGCCGGGAACAAGTTCATGACGATTTGTTGGGTTAAAATCTAAATTTTCATTCAAATTATCGTACTGAAAGCTCAAACCGCTTGTCAATTTGGCGTATTTTTCTTCTGCTTCGTAATCTGCAAAGCTATGGTCGAAAATGAAATTCGCATAAAATGAATTTTGTTCGCCATCATAAGTTCTTTTGCCGAAAAATGATTTCTGGCTATGATGAGTAAATGAAACAATCGTCCCAATTGTAGAAATTGCGTCCTCGTCCAATAGAAATCCATTTTTTGAAAACACTTGGAAACGATTAGTTTTTATGTCAATGCCGTAAGCGTCCTTATTAATTCCACGCAGAAAATCCTGTTGCCCGCCTTGGCGGTCTTCGACGATAATATGAGCACCCGAAACAGATTCGAAGCCGTCGTACTGAAGTTTCCAGCGGTTCATGAAATTGAATTGCTGTACCAAAGGATGGTCTGTAAATCCGTTACCGTTGAAATCATGGTCAAAACTGCTGCTATTACCATGTAAGAACATCATTGTACTGATTTCATCGGATAACCTATAGGATGCATCAACATTGGCTTCAAATCGCCCGATTTCTTCAGCAAATACATTAAAAAACATAGGGTTATCATCTTCAGGTTTTTTGAAATCGAGATTTATTTGCCCTGTGATTGACTCGTACCCATTCACAACGGACGATGTCCCTTTTGAAATTGAAATTGATTGCATCCAGGGTCCCGGAACGTAAGACAAGCCAAATGATGTAGCCAATCCCCTTAGTGAAGGAATATTCTCGAACATCAACTGACTGTAAATACCTTGCAAACCGAGAAGTTTAATCTGTCGGGCGCCGGTGACGGCATCTGAAAATTCGACATCTGCTGCTGCATTTGTCACAAAACTTTCAGCTAAATTACAACATGCCGCTTTTTGCAATCCTTTTTCGGAGATTTTAAAATTGCTGGAAATATCCGATTTTGAAATTGTTGCATCAGTCATCCTTCCGGTAACTGTGACTTCATCAGTAGTTGTGAATTTATCCATTACAATTTCCAGCGAACCTTCATAGTCGTGCACGTGAATTGTGTCGCTGATATATCCCAAATAGCTTACGATTAAATTGTGACCACCTTCGATTTCTTCGATCTTGAAAGCGCCCCTATCATCGGTTAAAGTGCCTACATCAGAATTCATCCATGTGACGCGGGCTTTGCTCAAATGGATTTTTTCTTCATCCGCACCAACTCCATATACAGTACCTGTAATGAATTGTTGCGAAAAAAGATTAATATTTATAAAAAATATTGAAAATAAAATTAAAAAAATATGATTTCTCATTGTTTTATCCTAATTAATAAAAGAAATTAATTGATTGTATTGTAAATACAAGAAAAGGAATTACAATGAGGACTTGGGGAGTTCTTCTCGCTCGAAATTAGAAAGCAGGTAAATAAATTTGATTAAATTATCTTTGAAACCTGAGTAAAGCATCTTTAGTCGCTTTTCCCAAGTTTTGATTTCGTGTTTTTCGTAAAAGTCAATAGCAAAAGTCCGAATATACTCAGTCGGATATTTAATTAAATATTTATGAACTGTGTTGCTAAGAAACTGTTCGTCTATCTGAATGACAGTAATAGTTTCTTTGCAACATTTTGCACGATTTAATTCAACCGGATAATTGACTTTTTCGTTTTCGACGCCACAGCAATTTCCTGAATGTACGTGCGAAATTTCACATGAGGATTCATCGCTTTCACATTTACAATCAGCTTTTTCGATGATATTGATAGTAAGTTCGCCGGACATGCCACATAAGTGCTCATGCAACGTGACTCCAACAGTGACAGTTAAGGTTGTCACCATCAAAATAACCGACATTATGTACTTTATCATCAACATATCTATATAAACACTAAAAAATGCAAAAAGTTACAATACAAATATAAGGAAATCTGTTTATTTATCAAAATTTTTCGCAGCGTTCCAAATTTCGTCCATCTCCTCCAAAGTCATATCATTGAGGTCAAGTCCACGTTCGCGAGCGATTTTTTCAATATAATAAAAGCGCTTTGTGAATTTGTTGTTCGTCAGATGCAAAGCCTGCTCTGCGACAATGCCTTCAAATCTCGCCGCATTCACCAATGCAAACAGCAAGTCGCCAAATTCTTGTTCAGCTTTTTCATTATTTCCGCTTTTCAGTTCATGTCTGAATTCTGTGATTTCCTCGAAAACTTTTGCCCAAACGTCGTCCGGATTATCCCAATCAAAGCCCACTCGAGATGCCTTATGTTGAATTCGTTCCGCTCTTAGCAAAGCCGGAAGATTACTCGGGACGCCATCGAGTACAGATTTACGTTCTCCGCTACCGGATTCCTTCAGCTTCAGGGCTTCCCAATTTTGCATCACTTGCTCTACCCCATCAACACTCGTGTCGCCGAAAACGTGCGGATGACGATGAATCATTTTCGCTGATATTTTTTTGATGACATCTTTTAAATCGAATGCCTTTCTTTCCTGGGCTATCACTGCATGGAGCACGATATGTAGCAATAAATCGCCCAATTCTTTCGAAAATTCGGCATCGTCATTTTCGTAAATCGCATCAATAGCTTCGTAAACTTCCTCAATCATTAAATGTGCAATCGAGCGGTTAGTCTGAGTGCTGTCCCAAGGGCAATCTCTGCGGAGAATTTTCACAATTTCGACAAATGCTTCAAATTGCGATATAGCATCCTCCGGGTTGGAAGGAAGCGGGATTTCTGCTTTTTTATTCATTTTCAATTCCTGCACTTTCGATTACAGATTCTGCGAATTCAATTATTTGATTATATGCTTCATCTAAGGAAATATTTTTCACTCTTGCTCCGGCTGCGTTCAAATGCCCGCCACCACCGAAATGCGAGCTAATTTTCCGCGCTGAATACTTTCCCTTTGAGCGCATTGAAATCCTCAATTCATCGCTGCCTATTACCTCTGCTATCATCACGCCAATTTTTGTCCCATCAATTGAAAGGGTGTGATTGACGAAATTGTCAATATCGTCGTTTGAAGCATTGGCAGAATTCAACATCTCGGCACTTATTCGCATAATTGCCAATTGTCCGCCATAATGTAGCGTGATATTTTTGAGAGCCGAACCGAGTATATGGATGGAATTAATAGAATTCGTATTATAGACTTGTTCATAAATTTCGACCGGATTCACGTCATATTGCATAATATCTGCTACGATTTGATGAGTGCTGGCATCAGTTCTGGGGAAGCGGAAACTGCCCGTATCAGTCATAATTGCTAAGTATAGATTTTGTGCTATGTCGCTATTCATTTCAATTTCGAGGAAATTCAAAAAGTAATAAACCAACTCACCTGTGGAAGTAGCTTCGGTATTCACTATGGACAAGTCAACATTTATATTTGCTTCGGTATGATGGTCAATCAATAGCTTATATGCTTTAGATTCGTTAAAAATCGGTGCAAGTGTTCCGAGACGTGACGAATCGTTCAAATCGGCGATTATTATCAAATCCACTTCCGATGCATCAAAGTGGTAATTTTCATGACTTTTGACAATAGAATTTCTATCGGTAAACATCAAATTATATGGTGTTGGGTCGCAATTTACGATTTCAACTTTCTTGCCAATCGCTGTCAAAGCATGGTAGAGAGCCAGCTCTGAACCTATTGCGTCGCCATCGGGGTTGCGGTGAGTCGAAATCCAAATGCGCCCTGATTTTTCTATGGCTGTGCGGGCTTGTTCGAATGCCGGATACAACAGATTTCGAACTTTTTCGGGTATATGCAATTTATCTCCAAAATTTACTTCTTAACTGAATTATTAACGTAAGTGACACGAAATATTATTAGATTTGTACTTGTAAATATTTTGAGATTTGATAGACTAAATTGAAATGAACGAGGAATTAAATAGAGAACATAAGCCATATAGCAAGTATCGCCCGAAAGACGATGACAAATTTTCCGGATTAAACATGAAGTTTGATTCCAAAAAGGCATTGCCTTATCTATATGTGACCGGGATTTTCCTTGTTTCCGTCTATCTTTTGTTGCTCATTTTTGATGCATGGCTAATGCCGGCGATGGTTCATAACCGTGACCTCGTCAAAGTGCCGGAAGTGACAGGCTCAAATTTGCGAAATGCTTCCAGCATTCTCAAGCAAAATGGATTGAACTACG
This window encodes:
- a CDS encoding NUDIX hydrolase, whose protein sequence is MSETQVADLRIFRAKSIERLNPVSMQRGFFTVLDSPDWVNILPITDDGNIVFVKQYRHGSDSVSLELPGGLKEKNEPAIDAAKRECIEETGYIGAGEPIQIGVSLPNPAFLTNKCTSFVWLDCKKLSNQKLDSHEVIDVVTIPIPEIRNLILSGELNHSVILTALFYYSLKYGL
- a CDS encoding AAA family ATPase, with the protein product MGKVIAIANQKGGVGKTTTSINLSASLAANEYKVLLIDIDPQANTSAGVGIDTKRSDHTIYEVLVNDIEVNSTIMQTEMPYLSLLPSHINLVGAEIEMVSIKHRELILKNVLKDIRDDYDFLIIDCPPSLGLLTLNALSAADSVLIPVQCEYYALEGLGQLLNTISIVQYQLNTDLEIEGVLLTMFDSRLRLSNQVAEEVKQHFGKKVFKTVINRNVRLSEAPSHGLPVLLYDATCSGTQNYIDLATELVDNNRKFLRNNE
- a CDS encoding ParB/RepB/Spo0J family partition protein, whose amino-acid sequence is MNKLPKKKTGLGKGLGALISSVEFDTDKGFSLSGKETAESKLFAEVNVNEIRVNPYQPRKNFDPDGLEDLTNSIKKHGILQPIIVRKTINGYELVSGERRLRASIEADLKVIPAYVLAVKSDSQMLVIALEENIQRKDLNPMEEAYGYNEFIEKFNYTQEQIAELFNKDRSTIANFLRLLRLPLKVQEMLREKRLSMGHARALLGLNDAAKMIWAGNEIIEKKLNVRDTETLVKRIESGKIAFDKPKAKFPEKNPIAESTKAILNDKADKLRVAFGTNVRVIPKSKESGIIEFEFYSSDDLERLIELFDKVKEY
- a CDS encoding acyl-CoA thioesterase, which gives rise to MKTFQNVATFRVRYADTDRMGFLYNGNYLTLFEIGRTELMRTHGMNYRKMEDEGFMLPLTQAYAKYINPAYYDDVLEIQAALEYTGGALLRFNYNILKDNTIITNGFTEHIFMNSKSRKPMKPPKFFLDIINDNN
- a CDS encoding PorV/PorQ family protein, translated to MNKLKFAVVILLLAAVSEGIAIDSPFSFLRYVSSARASGLSGSFVAMEDDPTSMYFNPATVSTIHTKPLSVTFLKHVLDINSGNVSYTHHTKENGSLAASIGYTSYGAFEYADGMGNRDGRTFGANDFLFGVTYSNELDKDFYYGLTLKYIFTGIEEVSTSAFAFDAGLLYLLPDGRTNLAMSILHIGTQITKIGNQNEPLPLDFRVGFNHRLQGLPILFNLSLHHLSDQADNFFDRFKRFNVGAEINLGEYIQARIGYDNEARSLTSSEVDKGLTGFSGGIGVKTDMINFDYGFTRYGSAVNLHRFSISLGVQQLF
- a CDS encoding lipoate--protein ligase, yielding MLCIYNTSIEPYINMATEEHLFKNFQDDIFMLWRNNNAIVVGKHQNTLAEINLEHVRQNDIKVVRRLSGGGAVFHDLGNLNFTFIVNGEDSNLVDFRKYTQPILDVLQSLGVNAIFEGRNDLTIEGKKFSGNAVHVIRNRVLQHGTLLFTSQISDLTEALKVNPLKFQDKAVKSVRSRVTNISEHLPHPIALDQFTQLIMKHIQSMYSDATMYEFNAEDEEAIQKLAAEKYSTWDWNFGYQAKYNFEKLERTSAGNIEVHLNVENGFIKESKIYGDYFNTAETSDIEAALIGVKHEYNEISTLLNQFDLDAYFRGIAKGELENCFF
- a CDS encoding glutamine synthetase III, producing MTVRLGSIQNIAAKKNYDTSYLKPMDKPVSEYFNQYVFGPEAKKKYLAIDVYEKFENCIENDIALDSDTADMIAIGLKNWAIDHGVTHYTHWFQPLTGKTSEKHDTFFKFDKHWRAIEMLSGLELIVQEPDGSSFPSGGLRSTHNARSYTIWDPKSPIFIRRGKYGKTLCVPAILISYSGESLDMKAPLLKSMSMLNKSAVGVCKYFDDNINKVIPTLGWEQEYFVVDESLFNARPDLILCGRTLYGNASARGQQLEDHYFASIPERVYNFIIDFEQEALRLGIPIKTRHNEVAPNQFECAPHFEYANIAADHNLLLMDKIDRVAKRHGLRVLMHEKPFNGLNGSGKHNNWSMSTNTGVNLLEPGDHPETNLMFMTFFINTIYAVYKHADLLRASIANAGNEHRLGANEAPPAIISVFTGDNVQKVLDAFKSGIEYKDESVQVNSGLEHLLVPFQKLHTTDRNRTSPFPFTGNKFEFRAVGSSVNVSNPMTILNIIAADTLSEFKIKVDSLISKGKEKETAIKNTLIEMLKECEPIIFNGDNYSDEWVQEAERRGLPNLKTTPIALNEMIKEHNIEFLAKTGVFSRDEIISRYNVAILEYIHKLEIEAVLVDEIAQTMIIPSVVSYQNELIKNVQGLKEIGLIAEAEAHKNQLVKISYHLEGMIKHLNDLETERKAASQKSVDGEKAEHFCTKVKPLFDIIRSHADKLELMVDDKYWQLPKYRELLFLH